A stretch of Porites lutea chromosome 5, jaPorLute2.1, whole genome shotgun sequence DNA encodes these proteins:
- the LOC140939175 gene encoding poly [ADP-ribose] polymerase tankyrase-like isoform X4, translating into MASRPRLLKKQSSLAILVELERETCESASRPPSEADPDQVREEDLEVHVDEEVEDLEGGELPPGEDDLLDEKGDGDSEGGDTDAAVSSEDENDISVSLASSKKSLSASARGGQTRASVEEEEIAPPLRMSRRLMSMKRRGKVVPLADLTEEFEFYAGDVLTVRGEEGDFYVCRVLEDVPESATSFGVAWFNRVDDNLYEVSFDDVCYMDSVITRVALSEVQPEKYSISKPHIKQTKKLLKEALAAERGEEEVSQDEGDDDDDDELGDEDAEEAEDEPPAKRTRSGSRSSSTSSPAKRGKRGQKKGAATPVNGPGRKRKAAEPKEKKERKKKALVAKKDKPRRAGVLIPNENIKLLEKDPTFETSEDIPLMPVKWAIKAVLVNDMEMLKSAIENRQEVFTVHWPRSPEIQLAAVHYALLNQNHEALKLLLKELHEEKPPELKRHNQPTVSLNHMDTGTYNFYTFGHAVRELYSSRGSREGNNAFLEDDKRFHRTKGYGTSDLLPFCFKKGVPLETVKVLLNEMTILEKSTLHEVEQGGIDEVWHAIRSGNRKLAGYFVSKGVDKFGFGFNFLHKEVLLNDSEELTSFRSQSVKKKPVENKTILPIHAACINPNGDYLKALLNSVPEHSIPDRDGFKPIHYAAACEGPGPLKVLLARGADPNDPGPKGVTPLMIACKYGRDENVKELVAAEDEDVDDALEDGEQTKSRVTIDVKNKHTKAAIHYAARNGHLSIIRLLVAAGGNVDLQTGSYRGNVTALMLAATQGHLELVKALVELKASPDKKGKWNKTALMYAVKNGQSPVAAYLLRIGVNPCAADTSGNTPVHYAAAYGWLHCLKMLIEAGADPNAANQWKVTPLAIALMKDQMPCADYLLSLDNVDVNFPDDCGRTLLCQKLRCSALNKALVEKITYLVEKKGADVNKADVEQWTPLHYLAANSVYEGQRYDRFLAYHPPPMLKMHLAEVSCQLARLFISAGADPDAVNKDGRTPMMVAILQNNFPLIETLLECGAKGSVGKTSDGSQVLHVQAEKADDLDLSDLYPDAHVDLTGNTSEQREQKQKHLKSLVMRASNEMMEKLIAGGAEINCVRSNGLTPLMLALSEGNMDQFSMLLDHDADPSMGLDKTGRNLLHLLATMCTEHDLRRHMKIVLKKTKSENLKEISNLVDNNGFTPLLQACETIASSPPNKENNEFVKSFIKVELRNPPTFGLRREKDDEVDTSRIPRMSRMKQRSWSGSGSSYNSDCEDEDEDDVEMDEDEKPTKENSDAAEEYGLTGLFTCLHFLVYESWNFSPFLELMLEYVKAIKSIVNSFDCHGRTPLHLAVKWGNTGAAKLLIDSSTDVNVRSLNIKQDGKATPLILASRPVSVRLATLKDLLEAKADPNIADNSGRTALSWAVSNPNDSNSTPLKLCTALLEAGADVNSADGKQRTPLHYSVNCTTGGFETITDVENLLIKYGADTTTLDLHRRIPLHYAFVKMNGRHTDYSMSDPISVVGLLCEAMAEQGKDVKAQVNHQDNFGQTPLHRAALRGSTICSLNLIQKGASLDIKDNDGNTPLSLAVREGHNGCAMMFMQSNAPASCQVIKPLTPDDWKNYEIEKKKCLWQWKNVVDLSEPKPDIRSAFRVVIDNNWQGIAYLMLEVAGLDFIEAIQATLESNKLDLAWALLRKQRKDASVQGVDKKGRNLLHLLAIHSAHLWTQVVEEIANHLVQRGVPAGAVDSQGATPLHYAACNHNLAFCRFLWEHSPSSLDVTDKGGVTPFAAVFSNTESGIITLVEFFVSPSNCHVKNLDVCYSVGEEQNSKDTTTPLIEAALSSNEKVVTYLLKHGASVNFPKHDGRTPLMEIVRSNAMDMVKVLIYATDDRKIWETKETTLVDLTLQDNEGKSVIHHCVQNREYGSAENVDLLKFLASFEAPLALRDSQGHTPLYYAKQQGSGVMAEALIELLGQTEANRDTEEPMESDSGFNFTTSGDELWEGPVPDPTTDAEKILQEAREKDKSDNDDIIKVKVDSAFRMEGGGEVYVDPDTGVPYDILMSKVDVKYGMFGLNNFYKMQIIHHKAKDLWVLFNRWGRVGDSGQHQRTPYNDPDTATAEFKKIFKSKTGNEWVNKGKFQKHPRKYALVLPERNPENKRKRMNEVLKPFELDKCPASRLPEEVQSFMKAITNFGVLKSAMSSGIFRVDEDYMPFGRLSKDTLEKAREVLREIKAIVETIDRRNLEGTEEKFEKIAELSNTYYMLMPMASYTYERIKPLNDINDIERHLDALYNLTELADASKILLGAQYRNKEVNPLDYVYKSLGCHVELLDPNSEECQLILEYIHNSRGRQRIEVEAVFRVSRLGEAERLKNCGVPGNHRLLWHGTNTANMIGILQQGLRIAPPEASRSGWSLGKGIYSSDSLDKSMNYVGFGSAQTGFVLLCEVALGKVKEVVDREYHESAPEGFDSVLAVSSEIPDPSEDVTTPYGAKVPAGVRVTQPGLAEKFNVYRIYNRDSEYVVYKESQVLIRYVVQVKRTWR; encoded by the exons ATGGCAAGTAGACCTCGTCTTCTCAAGAAACAGTCTTCTTTAGCAATCTTAGTTGAGTTGGAAAGGGAAACTTGTGAATCGGCAAGCCGACCGCCATCCGAGGCTGATCCCGACCAAGTCCGAGAAGAAGATCTTGAGGTACATGTGGACGAAGAAGTTGAAGACCTCGAAGGTGGAGAATTACCACCAGGTGAAGATGATTTGCTTGATGAAAAAGGCGATGGTGATTCTGAGGGTGGAGATACAGATGCGGCGGTTTCTAGCGAAGATGAAAATGACATTTCTGTTTCCCTCGCTTCAAGCAAGAAATCACTTTCCGCGTCGGCCAGAGGCGGACAAACGCGTGCGAGCGTCGAGGAGGAAGAAATTGCACCTCCGCTGCGTATGTCACGCCGATTAATGTCCAtgaaaagaagaggaaaagtTGTTCCTTTGGCAGATTTAACTGAAGAGTTTGAGTTCTACGCAGGCGATGTTTTGACTGTGCGCGGAGAGGAAGGTGATTTCTACGTCTGTCGCGTGCTCGAAGACGTACCCGAAAGCGCTACTAGCTTTGGAGTGGCATGGTTTAATAGAGTTGATGATAACTTGTACGAG GTTTCATTTGATGATGTTTGTTACATGGATTCCGTTATCACTCGTGTAGCTTTGTCAGAGGTGCAGCCTGAGAAATATTCGATTTCCAAGCCACACATAAAACAAACCAAGAAACTGTTAAAAGAAGCTCTTGCTGCTGAACGAGGGGAGGAAGAAGTTTCACAGGATGAAGGAG atgatgatgatgatgatgagctTGGTGATGAAGATGCAGAAGAGGCAGAAGATGAACCTCCTGCAAAACGAACACGAAGTGGCTCCAGGTCTTCTTCAACCTCTTCTCCAGCCAAGAGGGGGAAACGAGGTCAGAAAAAGGGTGCAGCCACGCCCGTCAACGGTCCAGGTAGGAAGCGGAAAGCTGCTGAAcctaaagaaaagaaagaacggAAGAAAAAGGCATTGGTTGCGAAGAAGGATAAACCAAGAAGAGCTGGAGTGCTTATTCcaaatgaaaatattaaactgcttgaaaaagaTCCAACATTTGAAACCAG CGAGGACATTCCATTGATGCCTGTAAAATGGGCAATCAAAGCAGTCTTAGTGAATGACATGGAGATGCTTAAAAGTGCAATTGAAAATAGACAAGAGGTGTTTACG GTTCATTGGCCTAGGAGCCCCGAAATCCAGCTTGCAGCAGTGCATTATGCCCTTCTAAATCAAAACCATGAAGCTCTGAAACTGCTACTTAAAGAACTTCACGAAGAAAAACCACCCGAGCTTAAACGCCATAACCAGCCAACAGTTTCCTTAAATCACATGGATACTGGAAC GTATAACTTTTACACCTTTGGTCATGCTGTACGAGAATTGTATTCAAGCAGAGGGTCCAGAGAGGGAAACAATGCTTTTCTTGAG GATGACAAAAGGTTTCACCGGACTAAAGGCTATGGCACATCAGACCTTCTGCCATTCTGTTTTAAGAAGGGAGTCCCTCTTGAGACTGTTAAAGTTCTGTTGAATGAGATGACCATTCTGGAAAAATCAACCCTTCATGAAGTGGAACAG GGCGGTATTGATGAGGTGTGGCATGCCATCAGGAGTGGAAACAGAAAATTGGCTGGCTATTTTGTCAGTAAAGGAGTGGACAAGTTTGGATTTGGCTTCAACTTCTTGCACAAAGAG GTTTTATTGAATGACAGTGAAGAGCTAACGAGTTTTAgaagtcagtcagtcaaaaaAAAGCCAGTGGAAAACAAAACG ATCCTGCCTATTCATGCTGCCTGTATCAATCCTAATGGCGATTACCTGAAAGCGTTGTTAAATTCTGTACCAGAGCACAGCATTCCAGACAGAGATGGCTTTAAACCAATCCATTACGCAGCTGCCTGTGAGGGACCAGGGCCCCTAAAGGTTTTATTGGCAAG AGGGGCTGATCCAAACGACCCTGGCCCGAAAGGAGTGACACCTTTGATGATTGCTTGCAAATATGGCCGTGATGAGAACGTCAAAGAACTTGTGGCTGCTGAGGATGAAGACGTTGATGACGCATTGGAAGACGGAGAACAGACAAAATCACGTGTTACAATTGATGTGAAGAATAAACACACAAAGGCTGCTATTCACTATGCCGCTAGAAACGGACACCTT AGCATCATTAGACTGCTTGTCGCAGCTGGTGGCAATGTTGACCTTCAAACAGGCTCTTACCGGGGAAATGTTACCGCTTTGATGCTTGCGGCTACTCAAGGCCACCTAGAACTCGTCAAAGCGCTGGTTGAACTTAAAGCTTCACCTGACAAGAAAG GCAAGTGGAACAAGACAGCCCTGATGTATGCAGTAAAGAATGGCCAGTCGCCAGTTGCGGCGTATCTGCTAAGGATTGGTGTGAATCCATGTGCAGCAGACACCTCTGGGAATACTCCAGTACACTATGCTGCCGCCTATGGCTGGCTTCACTGCTTGAAGATGCTCATAGAAGCTGGCGCAGATCCAAATGCTGCTAACCAATGGAAG GTTACTCCACTAGCAATAGCCCTAATGAAAGACCAAATGCCCTGTGCGGACTATCTGTTAAGTTTGGATAACGTTGATGTCAACTTTCCTGACGACTGCGGACGCACTCTGCTTTGTCAAAAGCTTCGCTGTTCGGCTCTTAACAAGGCACTCGTGGAGAAGATTACATATCTAGTAGAAAAGAAAGGTGCTGATGTCAACAAGGCTGATGTCGAGCAGTGGACTCCC ctTCATTATCTGGCAGCAAACTCTGTTTATGAAGGACAGCGTTAT GATCGGTTCTTGGCGTATCATCCTCCGCCGATGCTCAAGATGCACCTGGCTGAAGTCTCATGCCAGTTGGCGCGCCTCTTTATATCCGCTGGAGCAGATCCTGATGCTGTCAACAAGGATGGACGAACTCCTATGATGGTTGCAATTTTACAa AACAATTTCCCTTTGATTGAGACTCTGTTGGAATGTGGAGCCAAGGGATCTGTGGGCAAAACCAGTGACGGCTCTCAGGTGCTGCATGTTCAAGCAGAAAAAGCAGATGACCTGGATTTATCCGATCTCTACCCAGATGCACACGTG GATTTAACTGGGAACACATCAGAGCAGCGGGAACAGAAGCAAAAGCATTTGAAATCTTTGGTCATGAGAGCAAGCAATGAAATGATGGAGAAGCTGATTGCTGGAGGAGCGGAAATCAATTGTGTTAGATCTAATGGCCTAACGCCTCTGATGCTTGCACTCTCAGAG GGAAACATGGATCAATTCTCGATGCTTCTCGATCACGATGCCGATCCCAGCATGGGACTTGACAAGACGGGGAGAAATCTTCTGCATTTGTTAGCTACCATGTGTACTGAACATGACTTACGAAGACACATGaagattgttttgaaaaag ACTAAGTCAGAAAATCTCAAGGAAATATCCAATTTAGTTGACAACAATGGCTTCACCCCACTTCTACAAGCCTGTGAAACTATTGCTTCATCTCCACCGAACAAG GAAAACAACGAATTTGTCAAGAGTTTTATCAAG GTTGAATTGAGGAATCCTCCAACGTTCGGTTTAAGGCGAGAAAAAGACGATGAAGTGGATACTTCTCGGATACCAAGGATGTCTAGAATGAAACAGCGATCGTGGAGTGGTAGTGGAAGTAGTTATAACTCTGACTGtgaagatgaagatgaggaTGATGTTGAGATGGATGAAGACGAAAAACCGACAAAGG AGAATTCTGATGCAGCGGAAGAGTATGGACTGACAG GACTGTTCACCTGTCTTCACTTTCTTGTGTATGAGagctggaatttttctccatttttggagCTGATGCTTGAGTATGTGAAAGCTATCAAGTCCATTGTCAACTCCTTTGATTGTCACGGCCGCACGCCTTTACACTTAGCAGTGAAATGGGGCAACACTGGGGCTGCAAAACTCCTA ATTGATAGCAGTACAGATGTGAATGTTCGATCCTTGAATATAAAACAAGATGGAAAGGCGACACCACTTATTTTGGCTTCCAG ACCAGTGAGTGTTCGCCTCGCCACCTTGAAGGACTTGCTGGAAGCTAAAGCAGATCCTAACATCGCAGATAATTCTGGTCGCACTGCTTTGTCTTGGGCCGTCTCCAACCCTAACG ATAGCAACTCCACTCCCTTGAAGCTCTGCACAGCTTTGCTTGAAGCTGGTGCCGATGTGAACAGTGCCGATGGCAAGCAGCGTACGCCTCTTCACTACTCTGTGAACTGCACCACGGGTGGCTTCGAGACAATAACTGATGTAGAAAACTTATTGATCAAGTATGGAGCAGACACGACCACCTTAGATTTACATAGAAGGATTCCTCTCCATTACGCCTTTGTGAAAATGAACGGCAG ACATACAGATTACAGCATGTCTGACCCCATATCTGTTGTAGGCCTGTTGTGTGAAGCAATGGCTGAACAAGGAAAGGATGTCAAGGCGCAAGTAAATCATCAAGATAACTTTGGACAGACACCTCTACACAGGGCAGCCTTGAGAGGATCCACAATTTGTTCGTTGAATCTTATCCAG aAAGGTGCATCTCTCGATATCAAAGACAATGATGGTAATACTCCACTGTCACTAGCCGTTCGTGAGGGTCACAATGG ttGTGCCATGATGTTCATGCAGAGTAATGCACCGGCATCCTGTCAGGTTATAAAGCCGTTAACACCAGATGACTGGAAGAATTATGAAATCGA gaagaaaaagtgtttgtgGCAATGGAAGAATGTTGTTGACTTGTCGGAACCCAAACCTGACATCAGATCCGCATTTCGTGTGGTGATCGATAACAACTGGCAGGGAATAGCTTATTTAATGCTGGAGGTTGCTGGGTTAGATTTTATAGAGGCGATTCAG GCAACACTGGAATCTAACAAGCTGGATCTTGCATGGGCGTtgctaagaaaacaaaggaaagatgCTTCGGTTCAAGGCGTTGACAAGAAAGGTCGCAACTTACTTCACTTGTTGGCTATTCATTCTGCGCATTTGTGGACACAAGTGGTGGAAGAG ATTGCCAATCATCTTGTTCAGAGGGGAGTTCCCGCCGGGGCTGTTGACTCCCAAGGGGCGACGCCCCTGCATTACGCTGCTTGCAATCACAACCTGGCTTTCTGCAGGTTTTTGTGGG AACATTCTCCATCTTCTCTGGACGTGACAGACAAAGGCGGCGTCACGCCGTTTGCTGCAGTGTTCTCCAACACCGAGAGCGGAATAATCACGCTGGTGGA ATTCTTTGTTAGCCCATCAAATTGCCACGTCAAGAACTTGGATGTGTGCTACAGCGTGGGCGAGGAACAGAACAGTAAAGATACAACCACTCCTTTGATTGAAGCCGCTTTATCAAGTAACGAGAAAGTTGTGACCTATCTACTTAAACACGGTGCCTCAGTCAACTTCCCAAAG CATGACGGACGCACTCCCCTCATGGAAATTGTCCGTAGCAACGCGATGGACATGGTCAAAGTACTGATTTATGCTACTGACGACAGAAAAATCTGGGAGACAAAGGAAACGACTCTTGTTGATCTCACGTTACAGGACAATGAAGGAAAGTCCGTGATACATCACTGCGTGCAGAACAGAGAG TATGGCTCTGCCGAGAATGTCGATTTGCTGAAATTTCTGGCCAGTTTTGAAGCCCCACTGGCTCTAAGAGACTCGCAAGGACACACCCCGCTTTACTATGCCAAACAGCAGGGATCTGGGGTCATGGCAGAGGCTCTTATAGAACTGCTAGGACAGACGGAGGCAAACAGG GACACAGAAGAACCAATGGAAAGTGACTCAGGATTTAACTTTACTACTTCTGGTGATGAATTGTGGGAAGGTCCGGTCCCAGATCCCACAACTGACGCGGAGAAAATACTCCAAGAGGCCCGGGAAAAAGATAAATCCGATAACGATGACATCATCAAAGTCAAAGTTGATTCAGCCTTCAGAATGGAGGGAGGAGG GGAGGTGTATGTGGACCCCGATACTGGTGTGCCGTATGACATCCTGATGTCCAAAGTTGACGTCAAATACGGAATGTTCGGTTTGAACAACTTTTATAAGATGCAG atcaTTCATCATAAAGCAAAGGACCTGTGGGTGTTGTTCAATCGGTGGGGAAGAGTTGGAGATAGTGGTCAGCATCAGAGGACACCGTACAATGATCCAGATACTGCGACAGCtgaatttaagaaaattttcaaaagcaaGACTGGTAATGAGTGGGTAAACAAGGGCAA GTTTCAGAAACATCCGAGGAAATACGCCTTGGTGTTACCAGAAAGGAACCCTGAAAATAAACGGAAACGAATGAACGAGGTTCTGAAGCCCTTTGAACTCGACAAGTGTCCAGCATCTCGTCTTCCGGAGGAAGTTCAGTCATTCATGAAGGCAATT ACCAATTTTGGAGTGTTAAAGTCTGCTATGAGTAGCGGAATCTTTAGAGTAGACGAAGACTATATGCCATTTGGACGACTCTCCAAAGATACCCTAGAAAAGGCTCGTGAAGTGCTGCGAGAAATTAA AGCAATCGTGGAGACAATAGACCGCCGAAATCTTGAAGGAACAGAAGAGAAGTTTGAGAAG ATTGCGGAGCTTAGTAACACGTACTACATGCTGATGCCCATGGCATCTTACACTTATGAGCGAATTAAACCGCTCAATGACATTAATGACATTGAAAGACATCTGGACGCGCTTTATAACTTGACGGAGTTAGCAGATGCTAGTAAGATCTTGTTGGGGGCACAGTACCGTAATAAAG AAGTCAATCCCTTGGATTATGTGTACAAGTCGCTCGGGTGTCACGTGGAATTGCTGGACCCAAACTCTGAGGAATGCCAGCTCATTTTGGAGTACATACACAATTCAC GTGGAAGGCAAAGAATTGAAGTTGAGGCTGTTTTCAGAGTCTCTCGATTGGGAGAGGCCGAGCGCTTGAAAAACTGTGGAGTGCCTGGGAACCACCGTCTGCTGTGGCATGGCACTAACACAGCTAACATGATAGGGATCCTGCAGCAGGGTCTCAGGATTGCCCCTCCAGAGGCGTCCCGTTCAGGCTGGTCCCTCGGAAAG